Proteins from a single region of Scatophagus argus isolate fScaArg1 chromosome 23, fScaArg1.pri, whole genome shotgun sequence:
- the nat16 gene encoding histidine N-acetyltransferase isoform X2 — protein MKIDTSLTMPQLPEALSQAGLQFTVATEEDFDEIMAMSQDIYGGLDYLPTRYTSWLQETNRIVILARKQGKVIALESVCVIDNGETMLVEGLRVAPQERGKGVAGVLLRFCSELVKSKYPEVKVTRLTRDDQLGPKDFQKYRIITKQGILLVRFRAEDLKLRLSELGLGEEIQSSLSTSSPNHPPVRLDHTAIHQLYLTTDLMQGVLPNATIIQDWQPFKPLPSNMAILLKKDIDWMVDDLTNPTVASLCTFPFRVPIGDDWYYLNIDVFGKDLELARQQFLCHLQRHTATLKGHVMCQMFLDPPLWKPMAEFCHNTLSVELVKEYTEQCVVESDVI, from the exons ATGAAGATTGATACCAGCCTGACAATGCCCCAGCTTCCTGAGGCCCTCTCCCAGGCAGGCCTTCAGTTCACTGTGGCCACTGAGGAGGATTTTGATGAGATCATGGCTATGAGCCAGGATATCTATGGAGGCCTTGACTACCTGCCCACTAGGTACACCAGCTGGCTGCAGGAGACCAACCGTATAGTCATATTGGCCCGCAAACAGGGAAAAGTG ATTGCTCTGGAGTCGGTATGTGTGATTGACAATGGGGAAACTATGCTGGTGGAAGGTCTTCGTGTTGCCCCTCAGGAAAGGGGCAAGGGTGTGGCAGGAGTTCTGTTGCGCTTTTGCTCTGAGCTGGTCAAATCCAAGTATCCAGAGGTCAAAGTAACCCGTTTGACCCGTGATGATCAGCTCGGACCCAAGGATTTCCAGAAGTATCGCATCATAACCAAGCAG GGTATTTTGCTGGTACGCTTTAGAGCCGAAGACCTCAAACTTCGACTGTCTGAGCTTGGTCTGGGTGAAGAAATCCAATCCTCTTTGTCCACCTCTTCCCCCAACCATCCACCAGTGCGTCTTGACCATACAGCTATCCATCAGCTGTATTTAACCACTGACCTGATGCAGGGAGTCCTTCCCAATGCCACCATCATTCAAGACTGGCAGCCCTTCAAGCCTTTGCCCAGCAACATGGCTATCCTACTGAAGAAAGACATTGACTGGATGGTAGATGATCTGACCAACCCTACTGTAGCCAGCCTCTGCACCTTCCCTTTCAGGGTGCCCATTGGAGATGATTG gtATTACCTGAACATTGATGTGTTTGGGAAGGACCTGGAACTGGCTCGACAGCAGTTCTTATGCCACCTGCAACGCCACACCGCCACCCTGAAGGGCCATGTGATGTGCCAGATGTTTCTGGATCCACCACTCTGGAAGCCCATGGCCGAATTCTGCCATAACACCTTGAGCGTGGAACTAGTAAAGGAGTACACTGAGCAGTGTGTGGTGGAGTCAGATGTCATTTAG
- the nat16 gene encoding histidine N-acetyltransferase isoform X1, whose translation MILVSMFSSLDQQDNLLKTCCFKMKIDTSLTMPQLPEALSQAGLQFTVATEEDFDEIMAMSQDIYGGLDYLPTRYTSWLQETNRIVILARKQGKVIALESVCVIDNGETMLVEGLRVAPQERGKGVAGVLLRFCSELVKSKYPEVKVTRLTRDDQLGPKDFQKYRIITKQGILLVRFRAEDLKLRLSELGLGEEIQSSLSTSSPNHPPVRLDHTAIHQLYLTTDLMQGVLPNATIIQDWQPFKPLPSNMAILLKKDIDWMVDDLTNPTVASLCTFPFRVPIGDDWYYLNIDVFGKDLELARQQFLCHLQRHTATLKGHVMCQMFLDPPLWKPMAEFCHNTLSVELVKEYTEQCVVESDVI comes from the exons ATGATTTTGGTGTCCATGTTCTCATCACTTGACCAACAGGATAATCTACTGAAGACATG TTGTTTCAAGATGAAGATTGATACCAGCCTGACAATGCCCCAGCTTCCTGAGGCCCTCTCCCAGGCAGGCCTTCAGTTCACTGTGGCCACTGAGGAGGATTTTGATGAGATCATGGCTATGAGCCAGGATATCTATGGAGGCCTTGACTACCTGCCCACTAGGTACACCAGCTGGCTGCAGGAGACCAACCGTATAGTCATATTGGCCCGCAAACAGGGAAAAGTG ATTGCTCTGGAGTCGGTATGTGTGATTGACAATGGGGAAACTATGCTGGTGGAAGGTCTTCGTGTTGCCCCTCAGGAAAGGGGCAAGGGTGTGGCAGGAGTTCTGTTGCGCTTTTGCTCTGAGCTGGTCAAATCCAAGTATCCAGAGGTCAAAGTAACCCGTTTGACCCGTGATGATCAGCTCGGACCCAAGGATTTCCAGAAGTATCGCATCATAACCAAGCAG GGTATTTTGCTGGTACGCTTTAGAGCCGAAGACCTCAAACTTCGACTGTCTGAGCTTGGTCTGGGTGAAGAAATCCAATCCTCTTTGTCCACCTCTTCCCCCAACCATCCACCAGTGCGTCTTGACCATACAGCTATCCATCAGCTGTATTTAACCACTGACCTGATGCAGGGAGTCCTTCCCAATGCCACCATCATTCAAGACTGGCAGCCCTTCAAGCCTTTGCCCAGCAACATGGCTATCCTACTGAAGAAAGACATTGACTGGATGGTAGATGATCTGACCAACCCTACTGTAGCCAGCCTCTGCACCTTCCCTTTCAGGGTGCCCATTGGAGATGATTG gtATTACCTGAACATTGATGTGTTTGGGAAGGACCTGGAACTGGCTCGACAGCAGTTCTTATGCCACCTGCAACGCCACACCGCCACCCTGAAGGGCCATGTGATGTGCCAGATGTTTCTGGATCCACCACTCTGGAAGCCCATGGCCGAATTCTGCCATAACACCTTGAGCGTGGAACTAGTAAAGGAGTACACTGAGCAGTGTGTGGTGGAGTCAGATGTCATTTAG